A genomic window from Silene latifolia isolate original U9 population chromosome 11, ASM4854445v1, whole genome shotgun sequence includes:
- the LOC141613755 gene encoding uncharacterized protein LOC141613755, producing the protein MHWKCVNNNNLHNGGRVWVIWDPQIFTVTLLHKVVQAITVQVSEIVTADSFMFSVVFGSNDDDEGTELWDHFMEMKDKYKGPWGVCGHFNNVLEFNERIGREAPASRGFSRIDSFMVNSEWMDIYPDGCAHILPEGLFDHNPCLLGVARALLEEIQVQMHFNPNDFTLSAAERETAASYRHICKEHACLPTAHVHAPTVMTGKMITEGYRNILLEIVRVDIISVIQDFFKTGKLLKQVNTTSLTLIPKSSNPTSVLEFRPIACCNTTYKTLAKEGCLKAYDSVEWAFLEQMMTALKFPQRFIDMVMVYVTSPTYSLNVNAALGLSLNNKIVARIKGWGAKHLSYAGRVVLVNSVLSTLHSYWATMFLIPSGIMNRINSICRNYLRNGSSVYKKVSNICWSSCCLPKEERRIGIKEPNYQRHGTSSAVPEPLEVDPLSRHPPNPPVSPHASASGGTTAHFPEGFGNVDKTTSHTTNAKNQELKGTIADLAQQRSDLKERVVELKAELAVTKKKLKEGADQLARTQEVCSTFSDFLKRLTRRSVS; encoded by the exons ATGCATTGGAAATgtgttaataataataatctgcATAATGGTGGTAGAGTCTGGGTTATTTGGGATCCTCAGATCTTTACAGTTACGTTACTTCACAAAGTGGTTCAAGCTATTACTGTTCAAGTATCTGAAATTGTTACTGCTGATAGCTTCATGTTCTCAGTTGTTTTTGGAtcaaatgatgatgatgagggaACTGAGTTATGGGATCATTTCATGGAGATGAAGGATAAATATAAGGGACCTTGGGGAGTATGTGGACACTTTAATAATGTGCTTGAGTTCAATGAGAGGATAGGAAGAGAG GCACCTGCTTCTAGAGGGTTTTCAAGAATTGATAGCTTCATGGTCAATTCAGAATGGATGGATATTTACCCTGATGGTTGTGCTCATATTTTGCCTGAGGGTCTTTTTGACCATAATCCATGT CTGTTAGGGGTAGCAAGAGCTTTGCTGGAGGAAATTCAGGTGCAAATGCATTTTAACCCTAATGATTTTACTCTCAGTGCTGCTGAAAGGGAAACAGCTGCATCCTATAGGCATATTTGTAAA GAACATGCATGTTTACCTACTGCCCATGTTCATGCTCCTACTGTTATGACTGGGAAAATGATCACTGAGGGATATAGGAACATCTTGTTG GAGATTGTTAGGGTAGATATTATTTCTGTTATTCAGGATTTTTTTAAAACTGGAAAGCTTCTCAAACAGGTGAACACTACATCACTTACACTTATTCCCAAGTCTTCAAATCCTACCAGTGTACTGGAATTTCGTCCTATTGCATGTTGCAACACCACTTACAAGACCTTGGCTAAA GAAGGCTGCCTCAAAGCCTATGATTCAGTTGAATGGGCCTTCTTGGAACAAATGATGACTGCTTTGAAATTTCCTCAAAGGTTTATAGATATGGTGATGGTTTATGTTACTAGTCCTACATATTCTCTTAATGTCAATG CTGCTTTAGGTCTGAGTCTCAATAATAAGATTGTGGCTAGGATCAAGGGTTGGGGAGCTAAGCACCTGTCATATGCAGGAAGGGTAGTACTGGTGAATTCTGTTTTAAGTACCCTCCATTCGTATTGGGCTACAATGTTCCTGATTCCTAGTGGCATCATGAATAGAATTAATTCTATTTGCAGAAATTATTTGAGGAATGGGTCTTCAGTGTACAAGAAAGTTTCTAATATATGCTGGAGTTCTTGTTGTCTTCCAAAAGAAGAGAGGAGAATTGGTATTAAGGAACCAAACTACCAAAGACATGGAACAAG TTCTGCTGTACCTGAGCCCTTGGAAGTTGATCCgttgtctcgtcatccgcctaATCCTCCTGTCAGTCCTCATGCTTCAGCTAGCGGAGGCACTActgctcatttcccagaaggTTTTGGGAATGTTGACAAG accaccagtcaCACCACCAACGCCAAAAATCAAGAGCTGAAGGGGACAATTGCCGACTTGGCGCAGCAGCGGTCTGATCTGAAGGAACGCGTGGTGGAATTGAaggctgagcttgctgtcaccaagaagaagctgaaggaaggaGCTGATCAGCTGGCCCGTACTCAGGAGGTGTGCAGCACCTTCTCTGACTTCCTCAAGCGTTTGAcgagaagatcagtgagctga